The sequence below is a genomic window from Excalfactoria chinensis isolate bCotChi1 chromosome 17, bCotChi1.hap2, whole genome shotgun sequence.
CATATTACTTTAATGTTGCTCTTTTCAGAGtaagagaagaggccaagagAATATTCCACATTATAGTAATTGCAGCCAGCTTTGCATTCAGAATACAGTGATTACACTTTACTGGCTATTCCATCccaaactaaaaacaaacaatgataaacaaacaaaaataatgcagaagATGTTCCTAATTTACTCCTGtttgagaaaggaaatgtaagaaacattttaaacGTGTTAGAGATATTGAGATATCTGCAGAACCtcttttatttagttagtttAAAATACACATACAGCATGTAACAAGAAGGCCAGTTTCTCCTGGAAGAGCTGCACTACTCTCTGAATCGGGCATATGGAATTCTCAAACCAGCTTCTTAAGTAGGGCTTAACGCAAGTCTCCAACgttttctgctgtaaaacattaaaacatcAAAGTTTTTAGCCTGTTAATAGCCTATTCAACATAAAATACTTAAATGTcaaatactttttcatttcaaaccaCACTACATCAAATAATGAGTTTGACATTTCAAGCCATGCTTTCTGCAATGTCAGCTATGAAGGGGAAGAACTGTAATATCTGATATCAAACATTCCATCGCATCACGGTGCATTCTGAGCATAGAGCACACACCAGCAGAcaagatgaaacagaaacaaaacgCAGTTTTCACTGGAGAAACTGACAAGACCACCAGTAAAAATCCTTCCTTGTGGTTCAGAACTGACAGGACGCCATGTAGACACAGAGACCCCTCCTGTAGATTATTATATTTCCTTAGTCGTTCTTCTCTGTGGAGCTAACTGCAGGTAACCCCAAAGAGATTTATGATTGGCACAAACAAgtcccctttttcttcctcttgacTTTTGTGGTTAACAGTACTCTATAACTCTATAGACATTCACTGTCTCCACAGTGAAGCCAGTATCTATCtctcagtgtttgtttttctatacaGTGATTCTTCTGGTTTGCCTGAGTAACAAGTTTGTTTAGAATGTCATTTTCAGCACTTAACAAGTATGAAAAGTTAGACCTTACCTCCAAGTCAAGGCTTAGCTTCAGACTTTGAGTGTATTTGTCCAGTTCAAGTCTGAAAGTATCTTCTTAAGGAAAATACGATGCATCAATTCAGATCCACATTTTGTGCTTACAGTATATGCTTGTTTTTGACATTTTCAGTTATGTACACACTGGAATGTGCATAAATGGTCTGATTTCAGTGAGAACACGGACAAAAAGAGAATatcatttttctgtcatctcCCTCTCCATTCAGATATGGAAAGATAAAGGTAAGGATATAGTTCCAGACCTTTCTCTGAGCCACCAAGGAAACAAACTACGTATTCCGGAGCATTGATTTCTGATTCCAGCGTTGCTGTTTCAAGAAGACTTTCTTGTTGGAAAAGACAGTAGTAACAACCAACCTTACATTCTGGAATGctgtgcaagaaagaaaaaaagttgttaaaGATATTACTTTACGTTAACGTAGAAAGTGTCATTCACATACAGCTGTTATCAGCAGCAATAGGCTTGGAGCATGCAATCACAGTTAAATGTAAGTTTAAAGCTAGATGATGACAAGGCGTGCAGTGCTGCCAGTGTTTCTTAGACCTTCTGATTCACAAGTGATTTTTACAAGCATCCCTTACCTCAATTCCACAGTTGCTACATTCCCCATCTCTTCAAAAACGGCTCCTTTGGCCAGACGTTTAGCAATAAAACTACGCAGCTCAGTTTCTGCTTCAGCTGGTAAGTTGGTGTCCAGCAAAGAGAGGCTGAAGTCCGGGCCGGGAGGGCTCCCGGGCGCCGCGCCGCCATCGCCGCCATCCGCTCCCCGCCGTGAGGACCTGAAGGCAAAGAGCTCTTAACACACCTTTGTGTGCGGGCGGAACGGGCGCTGGGGAAAGGTCCGGCCCGAGGGCGTTACGGAGCAGGAAATCGGGAAGTTACgggataaaagaaataacaacGGTCTAACGGAGAGGGAAggtggaaataaaagcagaattcagAGGCTGGCAGCGCGCAGGGCCTGGAAACGGCAGCCAACGAGGCCCCTCACCTGCAGCTCCGGTAGCCGTACAGGCTGTGGTACGTGCTGCCGTGCCGCTCCGGCCGCCGCTCGTCTCCCGCAGCGCCGCCGCCCTCCTCGCTGCTCTCCAGCTCCCGCTCATCGCCGTCCGGCAGCGCTGACAGCATCTCGAccaccgcccggccccgccgctaCAGCCGCACCGCTACGGCCCCGCTACGGCCCCGCCCCCAGGGCCGGGCAGGTCGTGCCTCAGCGCCGCCCTCTGCGGGGTGAGGGAACGCGGAACCCGCCGTTCGGGGCCGGCTGGGCCTGTCAGTGCGCGTAGTCGTACCGGAGTGTAGAACTGAAGGAGCATGTGGGCAGAACGAGGGAGAACGAGGCGGTTTGTGCGGCTGCTGCCGTGTGATTTATTGACAGATCCCGCCCGGCTCAACCCGCCCCGCCCCACCGGCCCTGACGCCGACACAACATGGCGGCTCCCGCCCACAGGCATGCCGGGACGGCGAGAGCCCGGAGCCGGTCACGTGGGCAGCCCCCCTTCCCGCCGCCGCGCGGTGCTCGCTGGGAACTCGGGGGCGGCCGTGCCAGGAGGTGCGTGGCGGCCATTTTGTGCCTGCCTCGGTCTgcgcggcggcggctgcgggcgcTGGGGGCTCCGTGGGGAAGAAGGTCGGACGATcgttttttattattatttttatatttttttttcctgtgtaggTTGCGTGTTCCGTCGTCATGGGCCGTAAGAagaagaagcagctgaagcCGTGGTGCTGGTATCCTTCAGTGTGCGCTGTGTGAGGAGCGGGGTGGGGGAGGGGCGCGGGGTGGGCTCTGCGCGTTCCCCTCCTGGTGTCCGCGGAGCTCCGCGCTGCCCCGGGGGCGCCGCaatgtgttgttgttgttgttgctcttgTATATTTCTTCCCTTCGCGGTTTGGCTTCGTGTTCTCTCCCTGTCTGCGCCCTCAGCCCGGCCCGGGGCCTACCCCGTGTCCTTCCTCTCTAATCCTTCCCCGCCCCCCCCTCCTTGCGGCCTGGTCCGCCCGCTCGCCTTGCGCTGGGCCCGGAGCGGCTGTTATCTGCCTCGAGGGCAGCTCCGTGAGCAGCGCCGTGCTGGGCGTTAATCGGCGAGGCACGAGTGGTGGCAGGAGGGAGATCTGTTGGAAAGAGCGTTTTAGAATTGTATAAAACAAGTATTTACTGCGTCAGAATGTCTCAGCGTGTAAAAATACCGATGGGTTTTTCACCAGTCAGGCCTTTATAATGTGCTTTTTGTTGAAGAATGATTACAAGTGTACTTctatgtgttttttatttattaatccttagtaaaaaaagaatttataatCCGTTTGGAATTTATTTACCAGATCTCGTTGAAAGTGAACGACAGGCTGTTAAGGAGCAGTTAGTACCGAGTGTATCTCCTGTGTAGCTGCATCTGCTGGAGCCTTCGTGCTGAGCTGCACAAAAGAAACGGCCATTTGCCTCGTTATGCAACAGCTTGAAAAGTTCCTCAAACATTTCAGTTTAGAAACACAAAGTTCTGTTATGGTTGCCATGAGTTGTGTGGTGTATTCAGGTTTTGGTCAGATGGGTGGCTGGAAAGGGAGTTTTCAACTGaaactatttttctcttccataaaCATTAGCTGCCATTATACGTTATTAAATGGGTGCTTCAGAGTATTTCAGAGTTGCTTCCCATTTACGGATCTCTcgcctttctccttttcttctctagcAACATCTTAATGTAAAAATAggtaaaggaggaaaaagagtcCATTAGAAATAACTGTGACTTAAAAAGCATCTGTCAGAATGTTACGGTTATGGTTGCATGGGCACATCTTGCTGTTCTCTGATTGGAGTTACTGGGTGATGTGAGGTTTGGCTTCAT
It includes:
- the C17H17orf75 gene encoding protein Njmu-R1 isoform X1, yielding MLSALPDGDERELESSEEGGGAAGDERRPERHGSTYHSLYGYRSCRSSRRGADGGDGGAAPGSPPGPDFSLSLLDTNLPAEAETELRSFIAKRLAKGAVFEEMGNVATVELSIPECKVGCYYCLFQQESLLETATLESEINAPEYVVCFLGGSEKGLELFRLELDKYTQSLKLSLDLEQKTLETCVKPYLRSWFENSICPIQRVVQLFQEKLAFLLHAALSYTPVEVKNADERTEKDISRFLAAASLQGLVQEGTMTSLCIAMTEEQHKSMVVDCIGAQPQLHNAGSNRFCEDWMHAFVNGAEGGNPFLFQQILENFKLKAIQDINNLKRFIRQAEMNHYALFKCYTFLKNCGSGDILLKIVKVEHAEMPEARNVVTVLEEFMRETAVA
- the C17H17orf75 gene encoding protein Njmu-R1 isoform X2; the protein is MLSALPDGDERELESSEEGGGAAGDERRPERHGSTYHSLYGYRSCRSSRRGADGGDGGAAPGSPPGPDFSLSLLDTNLPAEAETELRSFIAKRLAKGAVFEEMGNVATVELSIPECKVGCYYCLFQQESLLETATLESEINAPEYVVCFLGGSEKGLELFRLELDKYTQSLKLSLDLEKTLETCVKPYLRSWFENSICPIQRVVQLFQEKLAFLLHAALSYTPVEVKNADERTEKDISRFLAAASLQGLVQEGTMTSLCIAMTEEQHKSMVVDCIGAQPQLHNAGSNRFCEDWMHAFVNGAEGGNPFLFQQILENFKLKAIQDINNLKRFIRQAEMNHYALFKCYTFLKNCGSGDILLKIVKVEHAEMPEARNVVTVLEEFMRETAVA